The following are from one region of the Capsicum annuum cultivar UCD-10X-F1 chromosome 1, UCD10Xv1.1, whole genome shotgun sequence genome:
- the LOC107873767 gene encoding probable polyamine transporter At3g13620, producing the protein MIQKIELQNLESHLTTPTMTASTKEPPQTTQELLPTTTPTTTQKNHKLTLIPLIFLIYFEVAGGPYGEEPAVKAAGPLLAILGFLVFPFIWSVPEAIITAELSTTFPGNGGFVIWADKAFGPFAGSLMGTWKFLTGVINIASFPVLCISYLEKIFPILGSGVPRKLAILGSTLFLSFVNYTGLTIVGYVAVALGVVSLAPFIIMSFIAIPKIHPHRWLSLGQEGVKKDWNLFFNTLFWNLNFWDNVSTMAGEVENPRKTFPLALFSSVVFTCLGYIIPLMAVTGAIAVDQRDWDTGFMANAAEMISGRWLKFWIEIGAVLSAIGLFEAQLSSSAFQILGMAEIGFLPKFFGLRSKWFNTPWVGIVLSTSISLGMSYMDFQDIISSANFLYSLGMLLEFASFLWLRRKFPLIKRPYRVPMRLPLLVIMCLIPCGFLVFIMVIAKKLVYLISGLMTIGGIGWYFLMNFCKSKKLLKFNSKVDDIYEE; encoded by the coding sequence ATGATACAAAAGATTGAACTACAAAATCTTGAATCACATCTCACCACCCCCACCATGACAGCATCCACCAAAGAACCACCTCAAACCACCCAAGAACTTCTACCAACAACCACCCCAACCACCACCCAAAAGAACCACAAACTCACCCTCATACCACTAATCTTCCTCATATACTTTGAAGTTGCTGGTGGTCCATATGGTGAAGAGCCAGCAGTTAAAGCAGCTGGTCCATTACTAGCAATTCTTGGCTTTCTTGTTTTTCCATTTATATGGAGTGTACCTGAAGCAATTATCACAGCTGAACTTTCAACAACTTTTCCTGGTAATGGTGGCTTTGTTATATGGGCTGATAAAGCTTTTGGTCCCTTTGCTGGTTCTTTAATGGGTACTTGGAAGTTCCTTACTGGTGTCATAAACATTGCTTCTTTCCCTGTCTTGTGTATTAGTTATCTTGAAAAGATTTTCCCTATACTTGGTTCTGGTGTTCCAAGAAAGTTGGCTATTCTTGGTTCAACTTTGTTTTTGTCATTTGTTAACTATACTGGTTTAACTATAGTTGGTTATGTTGCTGTTGCACTTGGAGTTGTATCATTAGCACCTTTTATTATAATGTCATTTATTGCTATTCCCAAGATACATCCTCATAGGTGGTTAAGTTTAGGACAAGAGGGTGTTAAAAAAGATTGGAACTTATTTTTCAATACCCTTTTTTGGAATTTGAATTTTTGGGATAATGTTAGTACTATGGCAGGTGAAGTTGAAAATCCAAGAAAGACATTTCCTTTAGCACTTTTTTCTAGTGTGGTGTTTACTTGTTTGGGATATATTATTCCACTTATGGCTGTTACGGGCGCGATCGCGGTAGACCAGCGCGATTGGGACACGGGGTTTATGGCTAATGCTGCGGAGATGATCTCCGGGAGGTGGTTAAAATTTTGGATCGAAATTGGAGCTGTTTTATCAGCTATTGGATTATTTGAAGCTCAATTGAGTAGTTCAGCATTTCAAATTTTGGGTATGGCTGAAATTGGATTTTTACCAAAGTTTTTTGGACTAAGGTCAAAATGGTTTAATACACCATGGGTTGGGATCGTCTTGTCAACTTCGATTTCACTTGGAATGTCTTATATGGATTTTCAAGATATAATTTCATCAGCTAATTTCTTGTATAGTTTAGGTATGCTTTTGGAATTTGCATCATTTCTTTGGTTGAGGAGGAAATTCCCATTGATTAAAAGGCCTTATAGGGTGCCAATGAGATTGCCACTTTTGGTGATTATGTGTTTGATTCCATGTGGTTTCTTGGTGTTCATCATGGTTATAGCAAAAAAACTTGTGTATTTGATTAGTGGATTGATGACTATTGGAGGGATTGGATGGTACTTTTTGATGAACTTTTGTAAGTCAAAGAAGTTACTAAAGTTCAACAGTAAGGTAGATGATATTTATGAGGAATAA
- the LOC107873754 gene encoding uncharacterized protein LOC107873754 isoform X2 — protein MCKKSTEREKNEGEERKIVNNKAKIMWRVEQVLVAAAVSAAIGQLMKPFTSSLFYGNEFNFKTAFQAGGFPSTHSSAVVATATALGLERGFSDSIFGLAVVYASLVMYDAQGVRREVGIHAKVFNKALYRNQINSVPSTNELDGLTDSIQEKLSTGIESTDPQLSEESSLFQQRSKNATILLKPDERSASSSSFAPLKEQVGHTEVEVIAGALLGFFVSLAVSLT, from the exons ATGTGTAAGAAAAGTACAGAGAGAGAAAAGAACGAGGGGGAAGAGAGGAAAATTGTGAACAATAAAGCAAAAATAATGTGGAGGGTTGAACAG GTTTTGGTCGCAGCAGCTGTATCTGCAGCAATTGGTCAGCTGATGAAACCTTTTACTTCGTCTCTATTTTATGGCAACGAGTTCAATTTCAAGACTGCCTTTCAGGCTGGGGGTTTCCCTTCCACACACTCATCT GCGGTAGTCGCCACGGCCACCGCCCTTGGCTTGGAAAG GGGGTTTTCTGATTCGATTTTCGGTTTAGCAGTGGTTTACGCCAGCCTTGTGATGTACGATGCACAG GGAGTCCGTAGGGAAGTAGGCATTCATGCAAAAGTGTTCAATAAAGCTTTGTACAGAAATCAAATAAACTCAGTTCCATCTACTAACGAACTTGATGGTTTGACGGATTCTATACAAGAGAAATTATCCACAGGCATAGAGAGCACTGATCCTCAATTATCAGAGGAATCAAGTCTGTTTCAACAGAGGTCAAAGAATGCTACTATATTACTTAAACCTGATGAGAGAAGTGCTTCATCGTCTAGTTTTGCTCCGTTGAAAGAACAGGTTGGTCATACAGAGGTTGAAGTCATTGCTGGTGCATTGCTTGGATTCTTTGTAAGCTTGGCAGTAAGTTTAACGTGA
- the LOC107873754 gene encoding uncharacterized protein LOC107873754 isoform X1, protein MLLQSWSCPSAASLRFPNRHNTSIYNNQTTKILVFPCLRKPLPKLLCLRGFAIDDITDVIHNKVLVAAAVSAAIGQLMKPFTSSLFYGNEFNFKTAFQAGGFPSTHSSAVVATATALGLERGFSDSIFGLAVVYASLVMYDAQGVRREVGIHAKVFNKALYRNQINSVPSTNELDGLTDSIQEKLSTGIESTDPQLSEESSLFQQRSKNATILLKPDERSASSSSFAPLKEQVGHTEVEVIAGALLGFFVSLAVSLT, encoded by the exons ATGTTATTGCAAAGTTGGAGCTGCCCATCTGCTGCTTCTTTAAGGTTCCCTAACAGACATAATACTTCAATTTACAACAACCAAACTACCAAAATCCTAGTATTTCCATGTCTTAGAAAACCTTTGCCTAAGTTGTTGTGTCTTCGTGGGTTTGCTATAGATGACATTACTGATGTTATCCATAACAAG GTTTTGGTCGCAGCAGCTGTATCTGCAGCAATTGGTCAGCTGATGAAACCTTTTACTTCGTCTCTATTTTATGGCAACGAGTTCAATTTCAAGACTGCCTTTCAGGCTGGGGGTTTCCCTTCCACACACTCATCT GCGGTAGTCGCCACGGCCACCGCCCTTGGCTTGGAAAG GGGGTTTTCTGATTCGATTTTCGGTTTAGCAGTGGTTTACGCCAGCCTTGTGATGTACGATGCACAG GGAGTCCGTAGGGAAGTAGGCATTCATGCAAAAGTGTTCAATAAAGCTTTGTACAGAAATCAAATAAACTCAGTTCCATCTACTAACGAACTTGATGGTTTGACGGATTCTATACAAGAGAAATTATCCACAGGCATAGAGAGCACTGATCCTCAATTATCAGAGGAATCAAGTCTGTTTCAACAGAGGTCAAAGAATGCTACTATATTACTTAAACCTGATGAGAGAAGTGCTTCATCGTCTAGTTTTGCTCCGTTGAAAGAACAGGTTGGTCATACAGAGGTTGAAGTCATTGCTGGTGCATTGCTTGGATTCTTTGTAAGCTTGGCAGTAAGTTTAACGTGA